In a single window of the Rhodoferax saidenbachensis genome:
- a CDS encoding ABC transporter permease: protein MLLNTLWLALRSIRRNLLRSFLTILGIVIGVSAVITMVTLGNGATLAVQNQIAGLGTNLLQIRPGQRMGPGVGGAPAFKDTDADAIAGQIGGIAAVAPEARSSATLVANGRNWSSNVVGSTNAWLTTGNWTLASGREFSDAELQAGAAVCMIGETVRRELYGSRSALGEQLRVKQISCEIVAVLASKGQGSFGNDQDDVVLVPMKTLQRRITGNNRVNTLLVSMADESDSTRLKASLTQLLRERRKLADGDEDNFNVLDTKQLADTLSGTTKVLTTLLGAVAAVSLLVGGIGIMNIMLVSVTERTREIGLRLAIGALEREVLLQFLIEAVVLSSLGGLVGIVLATVASILLSSVMQVPYVFNLSVNVLSFVFSAGIGVLFGYFPARRAARMDPIEALRHE, encoded by the coding sequence ATGCTGCTCAACACCCTTTGGCTCGCATTGCGCTCCATCCGGCGCAACCTGTTGCGCTCTTTCCTGACCATTCTGGGCATCGTGATTGGCGTGAGTGCCGTGATCACGATGGTGACGTTGGGCAACGGCGCCACGCTGGCCGTGCAAAACCAGATTGCCGGCCTGGGCACCAACCTGCTGCAGATCCGCCCCGGCCAGCGCATGGGTCCAGGTGTGGGTGGTGCCCCAGCTTTCAAAGACACCGATGCGGATGCCATCGCCGGGCAGATCGGTGGCATTGCCGCCGTGGCACCCGAGGCACGCAGCTCTGCCACGCTGGTGGCCAATGGCCGCAACTGGAGCAGCAATGTGGTGGGGAGCACCAACGCCTGGCTGACCACCGGCAACTGGACGCTAGCCAGTGGACGCGAGTTCAGTGACGCCGAGCTGCAAGCCGGTGCCGCGGTGTGCATGATTGGCGAGACGGTGCGGCGCGAGCTCTATGGTTCACGCTCCGCTTTGGGCGAACAGCTGCGCGTCAAACAAATCTCCTGCGAAATCGTCGCCGTGCTGGCGTCCAAAGGTCAGGGCAGCTTCGGCAACGACCAGGACGATGTAGTGCTGGTGCCGATGAAAACGCTGCAACGCCGCATCACCGGCAACAACCGTGTCAACACGCTGCTGGTCTCCATGGCCGACGAGAGCGATTCCACGCGCCTGAAAGCGAGCCTCACGCAACTGCTGCGCGAGCGGCGCAAGCTGGCCGATGGTGACGAAGACAACTTCAATGTGCTGGACACCAAACAACTGGCCGACACGCTGTCGGGCACGACCAAGGTGCTGACCACGCTCTTGGGCGCGGTGGCCGCGGTGAGTTTGCTGGTGGGTGGCATTGGCATCATGAACATCATGCTGGTCAGCGTGACCGAACGCACCCGCGAAATCGGCCTGCGTCTGGCCATTGGCGCACTGGAGCGCGAGGTGCTGCTGCAATTCCTGATCGAAGCCGTGGTGCTGTCGTCGCTGGGCGGGCTGGTGGGCATTGTGCTGGCCACCGTGGCGTCCATCCTGCTGTCCAGCGTGATGCAGGTGCCGTATGTGTTCAACCTGAGCGTGAACGTTTTATCGTTTGTGTTCTCGGCCGGTATTGGGGTGTTGTTTGGCTATTTTCCAGCACGGCGCGCGGCACGCATGGACCCGATCGAAGCCCTGCGCCACGAGTGA